The Ciconia boyciana chromosome 17, ASM3463844v1, whole genome shotgun sequence genome contains a region encoding:
- the GAS2L2 gene encoding GAS2-like protein 2 isoform X1, translating to MWGTPGAAVRSIRPYRSSEQYLYAMKEDLAEWLKELYDLDIEVGTFLEVLETGAVLCSHANNVTHVAEEFARACPGVARHLRLPTAGVACNLTAQPGTFQARDNISNFIQWCRKEMDIKAQPCPAPDVLMFETEDLVLRKNEKNFVLCLLELARRAARFGMPAPTLVQMEEEIEEELRQELDLPPADTPLPRPPRKPRDLHNLDQMVQHLVSRCTCPVQFPMIKISEGKYRVGDSDTLIFVRILREHVMVRVGGGWDTLEHYLDKHDPCRCTSLSHKQAWKTRTPQQQVQHEVWLCPASKAAARSQPQPVLLVSRSQSPLPPVAWGSRVPPGPRPPATPSPEGLGHPRGASPRREPAQARRVPSGRGAQHQAGWWGEAAAPRPLSTLSPCRTREPPATPSGTQPPPSRSPARPSSPGRGATCRAPTPSQLAPGTQDSVGVPKAPRGSTPGKTPTAPTRGRATAPSTRLTPAPPKSTQKGGKSSVVAARPQEGGVLPAATPRAPSPIKVRAPSLRQDARGDSQSQKSPREGGRGALSRGQPPSPRNSPSQPPKQDGSVKPPVKASPAVCRPPTPPAHLADGCKGGCAAGGGPQGSRQCHPAPSPRAGGAEGPEVPADEPGGACGPGGESEGLQGCWGHAQPPGYSRVVEELSRGRQPLRPVGLGSWVPKMSPQAAPQPTSLSAGGEMEGPGAGGQTPRGARASNVPKPRRCLKKPERVPSIYKLKLRPKARPRRDHRPGKRPSRIPTPLGQRPPAPRGQHRPPGPPRHPQPGGTHPRTKPSPADSGAWLTEDDEEAWV from the exons ATGTGGGGGACGCCGGGTGCTGCGGTGCGGAGCATCCGTCCCTACCGGTCCAGCGAGCAGTACCTCTACGCCATGAAGGAGGACTTGGCCGAGTGGCTGAAGGAGCTGTACGACCTAGACATCGAGGTGGGCACCttcctggaggtgctggagaCGGGGGCCGTGCTCTGCTCCCACGCCAACAACGTCACCCATGTGGCCGAGGAGTTTGCTCGCGCCTGCCCCGGCGTGGCCCGCCACCTCCGCCTGCCCACCGCCGGCGTTGCCTGCAACCTCACGGCACAGCCGGGCACCTTCCAGGCCAGGGACAACATCTCCAACTTCATCCAGTGGTGCAGGAAGGAGATGGATATTAAAG cccagccctgccctgccccagacGTCCTGATGTTTGAGACGGAAGACCTGGTGCTGAGGAAGAACGAGAAGAACTTCGTGCTGTGCCTGCTGGAGCTGGCACGCCGCGCTGCCCGCTTCGGCATGCCTGCCCCGACCCTTGTGCAGATGGAGGAGGAGATCGAGGAGGAGCTCCGCCAGGAGCTGGACCTGCCACCCGCAgacacccccctgccccggccccccaggAAACCACGGGACCTCCACAACCTTGACCAGATG GTCCAGCACCTGGTGAGCCGCTGTACCTGCCCCGTCCAGTTCCCCATGATCAAGATATCCGAAGGGAAATACCGCGTGGGCGACTCTGACACCCTCATCTTTGTCCGG ATCCTGCGGGAGCACGTCATGGTGCGGGTCGGGGGCGGCTGGGACACGCTGGAGCACTACCTGGACAAGCACGACCCGTGCCGCTGCACCTCGCTCT CTCACAAACAAGCCTGGAAAACCAGGACCCCCCAGCAGCAAGTGCAGCATGAGGTCTGGCTGTGCCCGGCCTCGAAGGCAGCCGcccgcagccagccccagcccgtgCTGCTGGTCAGCCGCTCGcagagccccctgccccccgtgGCCTGGGGGTCCCGTGTCCCTCCCGGCCCTCggccccccgccaccccctcACCGGAGGGCTTGGGTCACCCACGGGGTGCCAGCCCTCGCCGGGAGCCGGCACAGGCCCGGAGGGTCCCTTCGGGCAG AGGTGCCCAGCACCAGGCTGGAtggtggggagaagcagcagctccccggcccctctccACTCTCTCTCCTTGCAGGACGCGGGAGCCACCGGCTACCCCTTCGGGGACACAGCCGCCACCATCCCGGTCACCCGCTCGACCCAGCTCCCCTGGCCGTGGGGCGACGTGCCGGGCACCCACCCCTTCCCAGCTGGCCCCTGGCACGCAGGACAGCGTGGGGGTGCCCAAGGCGCCGCGTGGGAGCACCCCGGGGAAAACCCCTACGGCACCAACACGGGGCAGGGCCACGGCGCCCAGCACCCGGCTGACACCAGCACCGCCAAAAAGCACCCAGAAAGGAGGCAAATCATCTGTGGTGGCTGCCAGACCGCAGGAAGGGGGGGTCCTCCCCGCAGCGACAccccgtgcccccagccccatcaaGGTCCGTGCCCCCTCCCTGCGCCAGGATGCCCGGGGAGACTCACAGAGCCAGAAAAGCCCACGGGAAGGGGGCCGGGGAGCCCTCAGCCGGGGCCAACCGCCCTCACCCCGAAATTCCCCCAGCCAGCCTCCGAAACAGGACGGCAGTGTTAAACCCCCTGTCAAAGCCAGCCCGGCCGTCTGCCGGCCCCCCACCCCTCCGGCCCATCTTGCAGATGGGTGCAaggggggctgtgctgctggggggggtccccaggggagCCGGCAGTGCCACCCAGCCCCGAGCCcaagggctgggggtgccgAAGGACCCGAGGTGCCGGCGGATGAACCGGGGGGAGCCTGTGGCCCCGGTGGGGAGAGCGAGGGGctccaggggtgctgggggcacgCGCAGCCCCCCGGCTACAGCAGGGTGGTGGAGGAGCTCTCCCGTGGGCGACAGCCCCTGcgccccgtggggctggggagctgggtcCCCAAAATGTCCCCGCAAGCTGCCCCGCAGCCCACCAGCCTCTCGGCCGGGGGGGAAATGGAGGGGCCGGGAGCAGGGGGCCAGACCCCGCGGGGGGCGAGGGCCAGCAACGTCCCCAAGCCCCGGCGGTGCCTGAAGAAACCCGAACGCGTGCCCTCCATCTACAAGCTGAAGCTGCGGCCCAAGGCGCGTCCCCGGCGGGACCACAGGCCGGGCAAGCGGCCCTCGCGCATCCCCACCCCGCTGGGGCAGCGCCCACCTGCCCCCCGGGGCCAGCATcgccccccggggcccccccggcacccccagcccggCGGCACCCACCCCAGGACCAAGCCCTCGCCGGCCGACAGCGGTGCCTGGCTGACCGAGGACGACGAGGAGGCGTGGGTctga
- the GAS2L2 gene encoding GAS2-like protein 2 isoform X3 has product MWGTPGAAVRSIRPYRSSEQYLYAMKEDLAEWLKELYDLDIEVGTFLEVLETGAVLCSHANNVTHVAEEFARACPGVARHLRLPTAGVACNLTAQPGTFQARDNISNFIQWCRKEMDIKAQPCPAPDVLMFETEDLVLRKNEKNFVLCLLELARRAARFGMPAPTLVQMEEEIEEELRQELDLPPADTPLPRPPRKPRDLHNLDQMVQHLVSRCTCPVQFPMIKISEGKYRVGDSDTLIFVRILREHVMVRVGGGWDTLEHYLDKHDPCRCTSLSHKQAWKTRTPQQQVQHEVWLCPASKAAARSQPQPVLLVSRSQSPLPPVAWGSRVPPGPRPPATPSPEGLGHPRGASPRREPAQARRVPSGRTREPPATPSGTQPPPSRSPARPSSPGRGATCRAPTPSQLAPGTQDSVGVPKAPRGSTPGKTPTAPTRGRATAPSTRLTPAPPKSTQKGGKSSVVAARPQEGGVLPAATPRAPSPIKVRAPSLRQDARGDSQSQKSPREGGRGALSRGQPPSPRNSPSQPPKQDGSVKPPVKASPAVCRPPTPPAHLADGCKGGCAAGGGPQGSRQCHPAPSPRAGGAEGPEVPADEPGGACGPGGESEGLQGCWGHAQPPGYSRVVEELSRGRQPLRPVGLGSWVPKMSPQAAPQPTSLSAGGEMEGPGAGGQTPRGARASNVPKPRRCLKKPERVPSIYKLKLRPKARPRRDHRPGKRPSRIPTPLGQRPPAPRGQHRPPGPPRHPQPGGTHPRTKPSPADSGAWLTEDDEEAWV; this is encoded by the exons ATGTGGGGGACGCCGGGTGCTGCGGTGCGGAGCATCCGTCCCTACCGGTCCAGCGAGCAGTACCTCTACGCCATGAAGGAGGACTTGGCCGAGTGGCTGAAGGAGCTGTACGACCTAGACATCGAGGTGGGCACCttcctggaggtgctggagaCGGGGGCCGTGCTCTGCTCCCACGCCAACAACGTCACCCATGTGGCCGAGGAGTTTGCTCGCGCCTGCCCCGGCGTGGCCCGCCACCTCCGCCTGCCCACCGCCGGCGTTGCCTGCAACCTCACGGCACAGCCGGGCACCTTCCAGGCCAGGGACAACATCTCCAACTTCATCCAGTGGTGCAGGAAGGAGATGGATATTAAAG cccagccctgccctgccccagacGTCCTGATGTTTGAGACGGAAGACCTGGTGCTGAGGAAGAACGAGAAGAACTTCGTGCTGTGCCTGCTGGAGCTGGCACGCCGCGCTGCCCGCTTCGGCATGCCTGCCCCGACCCTTGTGCAGATGGAGGAGGAGATCGAGGAGGAGCTCCGCCAGGAGCTGGACCTGCCACCCGCAgacacccccctgccccggccccccaggAAACCACGGGACCTCCACAACCTTGACCAGATG GTCCAGCACCTGGTGAGCCGCTGTACCTGCCCCGTCCAGTTCCCCATGATCAAGATATCCGAAGGGAAATACCGCGTGGGCGACTCTGACACCCTCATCTTTGTCCGG ATCCTGCGGGAGCACGTCATGGTGCGGGTCGGGGGCGGCTGGGACACGCTGGAGCACTACCTGGACAAGCACGACCCGTGCCGCTGCACCTCGCTCT CTCACAAACAAGCCTGGAAAACCAGGACCCCCCAGCAGCAAGTGCAGCATGAGGTCTGGCTGTGCCCGGCCTCGAAGGCAGCCGcccgcagccagccccagcccgtgCTGCTGGTCAGCCGCTCGcagagccccctgccccccgtgGCCTGGGGGTCCCGTGTCCCTCCCGGCCCTCggccccccgccaccccctcACCGGAGGGCTTGGGTCACCCACGGGGTGCCAGCCCTCGCCGGGAGCCGGCACAGGCCCGGAGGGTCCCTTCGGGCAG GACGCGGGAGCCACCGGCTACCCCTTCGGGGACACAGCCGCCACCATCCCGGTCACCCGCTCGACCCAGCTCCCCTGGCCGTGGGGCGACGTGCCGGGCACCCACCCCTTCCCAGCTGGCCCCTGGCACGCAGGACAGCGTGGGGGTGCCCAAGGCGCCGCGTGGGAGCACCCCGGGGAAAACCCCTACGGCACCAACACGGGGCAGGGCCACGGCGCCCAGCACCCGGCTGACACCAGCACCGCCAAAAAGCACCCAGAAAGGAGGCAAATCATCTGTGGTGGCTGCCAGACCGCAGGAAGGGGGGGTCCTCCCCGCAGCGACAccccgtgcccccagccccatcaaGGTCCGTGCCCCCTCCCTGCGCCAGGATGCCCGGGGAGACTCACAGAGCCAGAAAAGCCCACGGGAAGGGGGCCGGGGAGCCCTCAGCCGGGGCCAACCGCCCTCACCCCGAAATTCCCCCAGCCAGCCTCCGAAACAGGACGGCAGTGTTAAACCCCCTGTCAAAGCCAGCCCGGCCGTCTGCCGGCCCCCCACCCCTCCGGCCCATCTTGCAGATGGGTGCAaggggggctgtgctgctggggggggtccccaggggagCCGGCAGTGCCACCCAGCCCCGAGCCcaagggctgggggtgccgAAGGACCCGAGGTGCCGGCGGATGAACCGGGGGGAGCCTGTGGCCCCGGTGGGGAGAGCGAGGGGctccaggggtgctgggggcacgCGCAGCCCCCCGGCTACAGCAGGGTGGTGGAGGAGCTCTCCCGTGGGCGACAGCCCCTGcgccccgtggggctggggagctgggtcCCCAAAATGTCCCCGCAAGCTGCCCCGCAGCCCACCAGCCTCTCGGCCGGGGGGGAAATGGAGGGGCCGGGAGCAGGGGGCCAGACCCCGCGGGGGGCGAGGGCCAGCAACGTCCCCAAGCCCCGGCGGTGCCTGAAGAAACCCGAACGCGTGCCCTCCATCTACAAGCTGAAGCTGCGGCCCAAGGCGCGTCCCCGGCGGGACCACAGGCCGGGCAAGCGGCCCTCGCGCATCCCCACCCCGCTGGGGCAGCGCCCACCTGCCCCCCGGGGCCAGCATcgccccccggggcccccccggcacccccagcccggCGGCACCCACCCCAGGACCAAGCCCTCGCCGGCCGACAGCGGTGCCTGGCTGACCGAGGACGACGAGGAGGCGTGGGTctga
- the GAS2L2 gene encoding GAS2-like protein 2 isoform X4, with protein sequence MWPRSLLAPAPAWPATSACPPPALPATSRHSRAPSRPGTTSPTSSSGAGRRWILKMEEEIEEELRQELDLPPADTPLPRPPRKPRDLHNLDQMVQHLVSRCTCPVQFPMIKISEGKYRVGDSDTLIFVRILREHVMVRVGGGWDTLEHYLDKHDPCRCTSLSHKQAWKTRTPQQQVQHEVWLCPASKAAARSQPQPVLLVSRSQSPLPPVAWGSRVPPGPRPPATPSPEGLGHPRGASPRREPAQARRVPSGRGAQHQAGWWGEAAAPRPLSTLSPCRTREPPATPSGTQPPPSRSPARPSSPGRGATCRAPTPSQLAPGTQDSVGVPKAPRGSTPGKTPTAPTRGRATAPSTRLTPAPPKSTQKGGKSSVVAARPQEGGVLPAATPRAPSPIKVRAPSLRQDARGDSQSQKSPREGGRGALSRGQPPSPRNSPSQPPKQDGSVKPPVKASPAVCRPPTPPAHLADGCKGGCAAGGGPQGSRQCHPAPSPRAGGAEGPEVPADEPGGACGPGGESEGLQGCWGHAQPPGYSRVVEELSRGRQPLRPVGLGSWVPKMSPQAAPQPTSLSAGGEMEGPGAGGQTPRGARASNVPKPRRCLKKPERVPSIYKLKLRPKARPRRDHRPGKRPSRIPTPLGQRPPAPRGQHRPPGPPRHPQPGGTHPRTKPSPADSGAWLTEDDEEAWV encoded by the exons ATGTGGCCGAGGAGTTTGCTCGCGCCTGCCCCGGCGTGGCCCGCCACCTCCGCCTGCCCACCGCCGGCGTTGCCTGCAACCTCACGGCACAGCCGGGCACCTTCCAGGCCAGGGACAACATCTCCAACTTCATCCAGTGGTGCAGGAAGGAGATGGATATTAAAG ATGGAGGAGGAGATCGAGGAGGAGCTCCGCCAGGAGCTGGACCTGCCACCCGCAgacacccccctgccccggccccccaggAAACCACGGGACCTCCACAACCTTGACCAGATG GTCCAGCACCTGGTGAGCCGCTGTACCTGCCCCGTCCAGTTCCCCATGATCAAGATATCCGAAGGGAAATACCGCGTGGGCGACTCTGACACCCTCATCTTTGTCCGG ATCCTGCGGGAGCACGTCATGGTGCGGGTCGGGGGCGGCTGGGACACGCTGGAGCACTACCTGGACAAGCACGACCCGTGCCGCTGCACCTCGCTCT CTCACAAACAAGCCTGGAAAACCAGGACCCCCCAGCAGCAAGTGCAGCATGAGGTCTGGCTGTGCCCGGCCTCGAAGGCAGCCGcccgcagccagccccagcccgtgCTGCTGGTCAGCCGCTCGcagagccccctgccccccgtgGCCTGGGGGTCCCGTGTCCCTCCCGGCCCTCggccccccgccaccccctcACCGGAGGGCTTGGGTCACCCACGGGGTGCCAGCCCTCGCCGGGAGCCGGCACAGGCCCGGAGGGTCCCTTCGGGCAG AGGTGCCCAGCACCAGGCTGGAtggtggggagaagcagcagctccccggcccctctccACTCTCTCTCCTTGCAGGACGCGGGAGCCACCGGCTACCCCTTCGGGGACACAGCCGCCACCATCCCGGTCACCCGCTCGACCCAGCTCCCCTGGCCGTGGGGCGACGTGCCGGGCACCCACCCCTTCCCAGCTGGCCCCTGGCACGCAGGACAGCGTGGGGGTGCCCAAGGCGCCGCGTGGGAGCACCCCGGGGAAAACCCCTACGGCACCAACACGGGGCAGGGCCACGGCGCCCAGCACCCGGCTGACACCAGCACCGCCAAAAAGCACCCAGAAAGGAGGCAAATCATCTGTGGTGGCTGCCAGACCGCAGGAAGGGGGGGTCCTCCCCGCAGCGACAccccgtgcccccagccccatcaaGGTCCGTGCCCCCTCCCTGCGCCAGGATGCCCGGGGAGACTCACAGAGCCAGAAAAGCCCACGGGAAGGGGGCCGGGGAGCCCTCAGCCGGGGCCAACCGCCCTCACCCCGAAATTCCCCCAGCCAGCCTCCGAAACAGGACGGCAGTGTTAAACCCCCTGTCAAAGCCAGCCCGGCCGTCTGCCGGCCCCCCACCCCTCCGGCCCATCTTGCAGATGGGTGCAaggggggctgtgctgctggggggggtccccaggggagCCGGCAGTGCCACCCAGCCCCGAGCCcaagggctgggggtgccgAAGGACCCGAGGTGCCGGCGGATGAACCGGGGGGAGCCTGTGGCCCCGGTGGGGAGAGCGAGGGGctccaggggtgctgggggcacgCGCAGCCCCCCGGCTACAGCAGGGTGGTGGAGGAGCTCTCCCGTGGGCGACAGCCCCTGcgccccgtggggctggggagctgggtcCCCAAAATGTCCCCGCAAGCTGCCCCGCAGCCCACCAGCCTCTCGGCCGGGGGGGAAATGGAGGGGCCGGGAGCAGGGGGCCAGACCCCGCGGGGGGCGAGGGCCAGCAACGTCCCCAAGCCCCGGCGGTGCCTGAAGAAACCCGAACGCGTGCCCTCCATCTACAAGCTGAAGCTGCGGCCCAAGGCGCGTCCCCGGCGGGACCACAGGCCGGGCAAGCGGCCCTCGCGCATCCCCACCCCGCTGGGGCAGCGCCCACCTGCCCCCCGGGGCCAGCATcgccccccggggcccccccggcacccccagcccggCGGCACCCACCCCAGGACCAAGCCCTCGCCGGCCGACAGCGGTGCCTGGCTGACCGAGGACGACGAGGAGGCGTGGGTctga
- the GAS2L2 gene encoding GAS2-like protein 2 isoform X2 encodes MWGTPGAAVRSIRPYRSSEQYLYAMKEDLAEWLKELYDLDIEVGTFLEVLETGAVLCSHANNVTHVAEEFARACPGVARHLRLPTAGVACNLTAQPGTFQARDNISNFIQWCRKEMDIKDVLMFETEDLVLRKNEKNFVLCLLELARRAARFGMPAPTLVQMEEEIEEELRQELDLPPADTPLPRPPRKPRDLHNLDQMVQHLVSRCTCPVQFPMIKISEGKYRVGDSDTLIFVRILREHVMVRVGGGWDTLEHYLDKHDPCRCTSLSHKQAWKTRTPQQQVQHEVWLCPASKAAARSQPQPVLLVSRSQSPLPPVAWGSRVPPGPRPPATPSPEGLGHPRGASPRREPAQARRVPSGRGAQHQAGWWGEAAAPRPLSTLSPCRTREPPATPSGTQPPPSRSPARPSSPGRGATCRAPTPSQLAPGTQDSVGVPKAPRGSTPGKTPTAPTRGRATAPSTRLTPAPPKSTQKGGKSSVVAARPQEGGVLPAATPRAPSPIKVRAPSLRQDARGDSQSQKSPREGGRGALSRGQPPSPRNSPSQPPKQDGSVKPPVKASPAVCRPPTPPAHLADGCKGGCAAGGGPQGSRQCHPAPSPRAGGAEGPEVPADEPGGACGPGGESEGLQGCWGHAQPPGYSRVVEELSRGRQPLRPVGLGSWVPKMSPQAAPQPTSLSAGGEMEGPGAGGQTPRGARASNVPKPRRCLKKPERVPSIYKLKLRPKARPRRDHRPGKRPSRIPTPLGQRPPAPRGQHRPPGPPRHPQPGGTHPRTKPSPADSGAWLTEDDEEAWV; translated from the exons ATGTGGGGGACGCCGGGTGCTGCGGTGCGGAGCATCCGTCCCTACCGGTCCAGCGAGCAGTACCTCTACGCCATGAAGGAGGACTTGGCCGAGTGGCTGAAGGAGCTGTACGACCTAGACATCGAGGTGGGCACCttcctggaggtgctggagaCGGGGGCCGTGCTCTGCTCCCACGCCAACAACGTCACCCATGTGGCCGAGGAGTTTGCTCGCGCCTGCCCCGGCGTGGCCCGCCACCTCCGCCTGCCCACCGCCGGCGTTGCCTGCAACCTCACGGCACAGCCGGGCACCTTCCAGGCCAGGGACAACATCTCCAACTTCATCCAGTGGTGCAGGAAGGAGATGGATATTAAAG acGTCCTGATGTTTGAGACGGAAGACCTGGTGCTGAGGAAGAACGAGAAGAACTTCGTGCTGTGCCTGCTGGAGCTGGCACGCCGCGCTGCCCGCTTCGGCATGCCTGCCCCGACCCTTGTGCAGATGGAGGAGGAGATCGAGGAGGAGCTCCGCCAGGAGCTGGACCTGCCACCCGCAgacacccccctgccccggccccccaggAAACCACGGGACCTCCACAACCTTGACCAGATG GTCCAGCACCTGGTGAGCCGCTGTACCTGCCCCGTCCAGTTCCCCATGATCAAGATATCCGAAGGGAAATACCGCGTGGGCGACTCTGACACCCTCATCTTTGTCCGG ATCCTGCGGGAGCACGTCATGGTGCGGGTCGGGGGCGGCTGGGACACGCTGGAGCACTACCTGGACAAGCACGACCCGTGCCGCTGCACCTCGCTCT CTCACAAACAAGCCTGGAAAACCAGGACCCCCCAGCAGCAAGTGCAGCATGAGGTCTGGCTGTGCCCGGCCTCGAAGGCAGCCGcccgcagccagccccagcccgtgCTGCTGGTCAGCCGCTCGcagagccccctgccccccgtgGCCTGGGGGTCCCGTGTCCCTCCCGGCCCTCggccccccgccaccccctcACCGGAGGGCTTGGGTCACCCACGGGGTGCCAGCCCTCGCCGGGAGCCGGCACAGGCCCGGAGGGTCCCTTCGGGCAG AGGTGCCCAGCACCAGGCTGGAtggtggggagaagcagcagctccccggcccctctccACTCTCTCTCCTTGCAGGACGCGGGAGCCACCGGCTACCCCTTCGGGGACACAGCCGCCACCATCCCGGTCACCCGCTCGACCCAGCTCCCCTGGCCGTGGGGCGACGTGCCGGGCACCCACCCCTTCCCAGCTGGCCCCTGGCACGCAGGACAGCGTGGGGGTGCCCAAGGCGCCGCGTGGGAGCACCCCGGGGAAAACCCCTACGGCACCAACACGGGGCAGGGCCACGGCGCCCAGCACCCGGCTGACACCAGCACCGCCAAAAAGCACCCAGAAAGGAGGCAAATCATCTGTGGTGGCTGCCAGACCGCAGGAAGGGGGGGTCCTCCCCGCAGCGACAccccgtgcccccagccccatcaaGGTCCGTGCCCCCTCCCTGCGCCAGGATGCCCGGGGAGACTCACAGAGCCAGAAAAGCCCACGGGAAGGGGGCCGGGGAGCCCTCAGCCGGGGCCAACCGCCCTCACCCCGAAATTCCCCCAGCCAGCCTCCGAAACAGGACGGCAGTGTTAAACCCCCTGTCAAAGCCAGCCCGGCCGTCTGCCGGCCCCCCACCCCTCCGGCCCATCTTGCAGATGGGTGCAaggggggctgtgctgctggggggggtccccaggggagCCGGCAGTGCCACCCAGCCCCGAGCCcaagggctgggggtgccgAAGGACCCGAGGTGCCGGCGGATGAACCGGGGGGAGCCTGTGGCCCCGGTGGGGAGAGCGAGGGGctccaggggtgctgggggcacgCGCAGCCCCCCGGCTACAGCAGGGTGGTGGAGGAGCTCTCCCGTGGGCGACAGCCCCTGcgccccgtggggctggggagctgggtcCCCAAAATGTCCCCGCAAGCTGCCCCGCAGCCCACCAGCCTCTCGGCCGGGGGGGAAATGGAGGGGCCGGGAGCAGGGGGCCAGACCCCGCGGGGGGCGAGGGCCAGCAACGTCCCCAAGCCCCGGCGGTGCCTGAAGAAACCCGAACGCGTGCCCTCCATCTACAAGCTGAAGCTGCGGCCCAAGGCGCGTCCCCGGCGGGACCACAGGCCGGGCAAGCGGCCCTCGCGCATCCCCACCCCGCTGGGGCAGCGCCCACCTGCCCCCCGGGGCCAGCATcgccccccggggcccccccggcacccccagcccggCGGCACCCACCCCAGGACCAAGCCCTCGCCGGCCGACAGCGGTGCCTGGCTGACCGAGGACGACGAGGAGGCGTGGGTctga